A single window of Macrobrachium nipponense isolate FS-2020 chromosome 31, ASM1510439v2, whole genome shotgun sequence DNA harbors:
- the LOC135206770 gene encoding uncharacterized protein LOC135206770 — protein sequence MEQQKQAQKMIANSERRFQPAKVGGTVMVPVPLVDRGSAEFPNVKAVVFQALDMAHRSLDSMIIRFGIYDSSRAKDILYLDFQKAFGRAPHKKLMTKVGALGIIGEISDWFEDWLAKRKQKVINGEESEWTDVKS from the exons ATGGAGCAGCAGAAACAAGCCCAAAAAATGATCGCTAATTCTGAAAGGAGATTTCAACCAGCCAAAGTAGGGGGCACTGTGATGGTTCCTGTTCCATTAGTTGACCGCGGAAGTGCAGAGTTTCCTAATGTGAAGGCAGTTGTTTTTCAGGCATTGGACATGGCACATAGAAGCTTGG ATTCCATGATCATAAGG tttggtatttacgacagtagcaGAGCAaaagatatactctacttagatttccaaaaggcctttggcAGAgctccacacaagaaactaatgacaaaagttggaGCTTTAGGAATTATCGGAGAAATATCAGACTGGTTCGAAGACTGGCTAGCTAAACGAAAACAGAaggtaataaatggtgaagaatcagaatggacaGATGTGAAAAGCTGA